From one Mycobacterium colombiense CECT 3035 genomic stretch:
- a CDS encoding HNH endonuclease signature motif containing protein, producing MHSIEVPAEVSAALAAQDAADAAIQALNFGALSPAVRLRVLERMEASRRRQIAVSHDVIAGLAAEEPADIGGPVHKVVADRLRISYAEACRRLRDAKELSGRLTLTGQELGPQLPATAVAWRDGILDGQHLRVIQTFVRDLPESIPAATVENAERFLARQARTLRPDQLQRLAHQCALRINPDGKFSDVDRARRRGFTWCGQRPDGMSVGKLIASPELRANLDAWLSRFAAPGMCNPDDQTPCVAGEPDDELARGDRRSPAQRQHDALNALVRGQLGDPKLGRHNGLPVTVIVSTTLQELTSATGRAVTGGGTLLPMRDVIRMSRHAYHYLAVFDEHSSRPLYLGRSRRIATPDQRIVLYAHDRGCTHPGCDTPGYWCEVHHLDEWAAGGTTDASNLTFACVPHHKLTEKGWRTRKTRRGDTEWIPPPQLDRGVRSNDFHHPERLLPEPPGESTQG from the coding sequence ATGCATTCGATCGAGGTTCCGGCCGAGGTGTCCGCCGCCCTGGCCGCGCAGGACGCCGCCGACGCGGCGATCCAGGCGCTGAACTTCGGTGCGCTGAGCCCGGCCGTCCGGCTGCGCGTGCTCGAACGGATGGAGGCCTCGCGCCGGCGGCAGATCGCGGTAAGCCATGACGTCATTGCCGGCTTGGCGGCCGAGGAGCCCGCCGACATCGGCGGCCCGGTGCACAAAGTCGTCGCCGACCGGCTGCGGATCAGCTATGCCGAGGCGTGCCGCCGCCTTCGTGACGCCAAAGAGTTGTCCGGGCGGCTGACCCTGACCGGCCAGGAGCTGGGGCCGCAGTTGCCCGCCACCGCGGTGGCGTGGCGCGACGGCATCCTCGACGGTCAGCACCTGCGGGTGATCCAGACCTTTGTCCGGGATCTTCCGGAGTCCATACCGGCTGCCACGGTGGAAAACGCCGAGCGGTTCCTGGCCCGGCAGGCGCGGACGCTGCGGCCGGATCAGCTGCAGAGGCTCGCGCACCAATGCGCGCTGCGCATCAATCCGGACGGAAAGTTCTCCGACGTCGATCGAGCGCGCCGGCGCGGCTTCACCTGGTGCGGCCAACGGCCCGACGGCATGAGCGTCGGGAAGCTGATCGCCTCGCCGGAGCTACGCGCCAATCTCGACGCCTGGCTTTCTCGGTTCGCGGCCCCCGGGATGTGCAATCCGGACGACCAAACACCCTGTGTTGCAGGCGAACCCGACGACGAGCTGGCGCGCGGCGATAGGCGCAGTCCCGCGCAGCGCCAGCACGACGCACTCAACGCGCTGGTGCGCGGCCAGCTGGGCGACCCGAAACTGGGCCGGCACAACGGGTTACCGGTGACGGTGATCGTGTCGACGACGCTGCAGGAACTGACGTCGGCAACCGGGCGCGCGGTGACCGGTGGCGGAACGCTGCTGCCGATGCGCGATGTGATCCGAATGTCCCGCCACGCCTACCACTATCTCGCCGTGTTCGACGAGCACTCGAGCCGCCCGCTGTATCTCGGCCGATCGCGGCGCATTGCCACGCCGGATCAGCGCATCGTGTTGTACGCGCACGACCGAGGCTGCACCCACCCCGGCTGCGACACACCCGGCTACTGGTGCGAGGTGCACCATCTCGACGAGTGGGCCGCCGGCGGCACGACGGACGCGAGCAACCTGACATTCGCCTGCGTGCCACACCACAAGCTGACCGAAAAGGGTTGGCGGACAAGAAAAACACGGCGTGGCGACACGGAGTGGATACCGCCGCCTCAACTAGACCGCGGCGTGCGGAGCAACGACTTTCACCATCCCGAAAGGCTACTTCCTGAACCGCCCGGCGAATCCACGCAGGGGTAG
- a CDS encoding NAD(P)H-dependent amine dehydrogenase family protein, protein MSAAPVRVFQVGSGNVGTEMIRRIATQPDLELIGVHCYSPDKVGKDTGEFAGLAPNGVAFTGTIEEIIAAKPDVLTFHGVFPDEDLYVKVLEAGINIVTTADWITGWHRDKNHPHPSGKPVSRLLAEAAEKGGATFYGTGMNPGLNQILGVVCSADVADIENVTTIESVDVSCHHSKDTWIEVGYGQPVDDPEIPSKLEKYTRVFADSVYMMADCFDLRLDEVKFSYELGACTKDVDLGWYTLPKGSLGGNYIKYQGMVDGVPRIETHLEWQMTPHTDPSWNIKGCYITQIQGDPCIYNKHMIFPKPGVDLSNPDNFASIGMTVTGMPALASIRSVVAAPPGLITSADLPLRGFAGRFRK, encoded by the coding sequence ATGAGCGCAGCACCGGTTCGCGTCTTTCAGGTCGGAAGCGGGAACGTCGGCACCGAGATGATCAGGCGGATCGCCACCCAGCCCGACCTCGAACTCATTGGGGTGCACTGTTATTCGCCGGATAAGGTCGGCAAGGACACCGGGGAGTTCGCCGGGCTGGCGCCCAACGGGGTCGCGTTCACCGGGACGATCGAGGAGATCATCGCCGCCAAGCCGGACGTGCTGACGTTCCACGGGGTGTTCCCCGACGAGGACCTGTACGTCAAAGTGCTCGAGGCGGGCATCAACATCGTCACCACCGCGGACTGGATCACCGGCTGGCACCGCGACAAGAACCACCCGCACCCGTCGGGCAAGCCGGTCAGCCGGCTGTTGGCCGAGGCGGCCGAGAAGGGCGGCGCGACGTTCTACGGCACCGGAATGAACCCGGGGCTCAACCAGATCCTGGGCGTGGTGTGCTCGGCCGACGTCGCCGACATCGAGAACGTCACCACCATCGAATCGGTCGACGTGTCGTGCCACCACTCCAAGGACACCTGGATCGAGGTGGGGTATGGACAGCCCGTCGACGACCCCGAAATCCCCTCGAAGCTCGAGAAATACACCCGCGTCTTCGCCGACAGCGTGTACATGATGGCCGACTGCTTCGACCTGCGGCTCGACGAGGTCAAGTTCAGCTACGAGCTGGGCGCGTGCACCAAGGATGTCGACCTGGGGTGGTACACCCTGCCCAAGGGTTCGCTGGGCGGTAACTACATCAAGTACCAGGGGATGGTCGACGGCGTGCCGCGGATCGAGACGCACCTGGAATGGCAGATGACCCCGCACACCGATCCCAGCTGGAACATCAAGGGCTGCTACATCACTCAGATCCAGGGCGACCCCTGCATCTACAACAAGCACATGATCTTCCCCAAGCCCGGCGTGGACCTGTCCAACCCGGACAACTTCGCCTCGATCGGCATGACCGTCACCGGCATGCCCGCGCTCGCCTCGATCAGGTCGGTGGTCGCGGCGCCGCCCGGACTCATCACCAGCGCCGACCTACCCCTGCGTGGATTCGCCGGGCGGTTCAGGAAGTAG
- a CDS encoding PDR/VanB family oxidoreductase, with translation MPESIWASRPADLYGRRDHDRFGSLLWGVRALFEGFATVSRWSPERVKPVQRKLTAVVTKRELVAPDVVALTLADPDGGLLPSWTPGGHIDVLLPSGRRRQYSLCGAPGRRTDYRIAVRRIAGGGGGSVEMHEAYGVGDTLAFEGPRNAFYLGTAEREVLFVIGGIGVTPILPMIRVAEQRGIDWRAIYTGRSREYMPLLDEVVSLGPDRVTVWADDERGRFPTVAEVLAGAGPATAVYVCGPSLMLEAVRVARNEHAGAPLHYERFSPAPVVDGVPFELELARSGQLLAVPANRTALEVMLDRDPTTPYSCRQGFCGTCRVKVLAGQVDHRGRAAPGDDGMLVCVSRADGGRIVIDA, from the coding sequence GTGCCGGAGAGCATTTGGGCCAGCAGACCCGCCGACCTGTACGGACGGCGCGACCACGACCGCTTCGGGTCGCTGCTGTGGGGCGTGCGGGCGTTGTTCGAGGGCTTCGCCACGGTGTCGCGGTGGTCGCCGGAGCGGGTGAAACCGGTGCAGCGCAAGCTGACCGCGGTGGTGACCAAGCGCGAGCTCGTCGCCCCGGACGTCGTCGCGCTGACCCTGGCCGACCCCGACGGCGGGTTGCTTCCGTCCTGGACGCCCGGTGGCCACATCGACGTCCTGTTGCCTTCGGGCCGGCGCCGGCAGTATTCGCTGTGCGGCGCGCCCGGGCGGCGCACCGACTACCGCATCGCCGTCCGCCGGATCGCCGGCGGGGGAGGCGGATCCGTCGAGATGCATGAGGCGTACGGCGTGGGCGACACGCTGGCGTTCGAAGGCCCACGCAACGCGTTCTACCTCGGCACCGCCGAGCGCGAGGTGCTGTTCGTCATCGGCGGCATCGGGGTGACACCCATCCTGCCGATGATCCGGGTGGCCGAGCAGCGCGGAATCGATTGGCGCGCAATCTATACCGGTCGCAGCCGGGAGTACATGCCGCTGCTCGACGAGGTCGTGTCGCTGGGGCCGGACCGGGTGACGGTGTGGGCCGACGACGAGCGCGGCCGCTTCCCGACCGTGGCCGAGGTGCTGGCCGGAGCGGGACCGGCGACCGCCGTGTACGTGTGCGGGCCGAGCTTGATGCTGGAGGCCGTCCGCGTCGCCCGCAACGAGCATGCCGGTGCGCCACTGCATTACGAGCGGTTCAGTCCGGCGCCCGTCGTCGACGGGGTTCCGTTCGAACTGGAGCTCGCGCGATCGGGGCAGCTGCTCGCGGTGCCGGCGAATCGGACCGCACTCGAGGTCATGCTCGATCGGGACCCGACCACCCCCTACTCGTGCCGGCAGGGATTCTGCGGGACGTGCAGGGTCAAAGTGCTTGCCGGACAAGTGGATCACCGCGGCCGCGCCGCGCCGGGGGACGACGGCATGCTGGTGTGTGTCTCGCGCGCCGACGGCGGGCGAATCGTCATCGACGCCTGA
- a CDS encoding GNAT family N-acetyltransferase produces MAGVTIREAAPSDFADVAAMHYPVWRQSWCGILPDDVLDTLTSPKRWAVLRYPRDLSRPGWRMWVAEAGGRLIGMTIFGPDPDDPEQLELDALYVSYASQRHGVGALLLAKALDSDARGDVVLWCAQANGVARRFYEKNDFRLDGRTLDWEPLPGVKVPHLGYRLRRR; encoded by the coding sequence ATGGCCGGCGTCACCATCCGCGAGGCCGCGCCGAGCGATTTCGCCGACGTGGCCGCGATGCACTATCCGGTGTGGCGGCAATCCTGGTGCGGGATACTGCCGGACGACGTACTCGACACGCTCACGTCGCCGAAGCGCTGGGCCGTGCTGCGCTACCCCCGCGACCTCAGCCGCCCGGGCTGGCGCATGTGGGTCGCCGAGGCCGGCGGGCGGCTGATCGGCATGACGATCTTCGGGCCGGACCCCGACGACCCCGAGCAACTCGAACTCGATGCGCTCTATGTCTCGTACGCGAGCCAACGGCATGGCGTCGGCGCCCTGCTGCTCGCCAAGGCCCTGGACTCGGACGCGCGCGGTGACGTCGTGCTGTGGTGCGCGCAGGCCAACGGCGTGGCGCGACGCTTCTACGAGAAGAACGATTTTCGCCTCGACGGGCGCACCCTGGACTGGGAACCGCTGCCCGGCGTCAAGGTGCCCCACCTGGGCTATCGCCTCAGGCGTCGATGA
- a CDS encoding TetR/AcrR family transcriptional regulator has translation MTRPPNAAGVAGRRPNRRGHATRESMLEAALRSLASGEPGSVSANRIAKDIGATWGAVQYQFGDTDGFWAAVLHRTAERRAATFTTLSTPLSPDAPLRERVGAIIDTLYRGLASPDSRAIENLRAALPRDPDELERLYPRTAAELFSWGKSWLETCQHAFAGLAVDPDRVREVAALIPGAMRGLVSERQLGSYADLDMARRGLTNALAAYLEQSRP, from the coding sequence ATGACCCGCCCACCCAACGCCGCCGGCGTCGCGGGCCGGCGCCCGAATCGGCGGGGCCACGCGACTCGCGAAAGCATGCTCGAGGCGGCGTTGCGCTCCCTCGCCTCCGGCGAGCCGGGCTCGGTATCGGCCAACCGCATCGCCAAGGACATCGGCGCCACGTGGGGCGCGGTGCAATACCAGTTCGGCGACACCGACGGGTTCTGGGCGGCGGTGCTGCACCGCACCGCCGAACGGCGCGCCGCGACGTTCACCACGCTGTCGACGCCCCTCTCGCCGGACGCGCCGCTGCGTGAGCGCGTCGGCGCGATCATCGACACCCTCTACCGCGGCCTGGCGTCCCCGGATTCGCGGGCGATCGAAAACCTGCGGGCCGCGCTCCCCCGCGATCCGGACGAGCTCGAGCGGCTCTACCCCCGCACCGCGGCCGAGCTGTTCTCCTGGGGCAAGAGCTGGCTGGAGACCTGCCAGCACGCGTTCGCCGGGCTGGCCGTCGATCCGGACCGCGTCCGCGAGGTCGCGGCCCTGATCCCCGGCGCGATGCGCGGCCTGGTGTCGGAGCGGCAGCTCGGTTCCTACGCCGACCTGGACATGGCGCGCCGCGGGCTGACCAACGCCCTGGCCGCCTACCTCGAGCAGTCCCGGCCGTAA
- a CDS encoding flavodoxin family protein — translation MSKTLLIVHHTPSPHTHEMFEAVVSGATDPDIEGVEVLRRPALTVSPAEMLAADGYLLGTPANLGYISGALKHAFDCAYYQLLDSTRGRPFGLYLHGNEGTEGAERAVDSITTGLGWAKVAETVVVSGKPSKDDVEACWNLGATVAAQLMG, via the coding sequence ATGAGCAAGACGCTGCTGATCGTGCACCACACGCCGTCGCCGCACACACACGAGATGTTCGAGGCGGTGGTCTCCGGCGCCACCGACCCCGACATCGAGGGCGTGGAGGTGCTGCGCCGCCCGGCGCTGACGGTCTCACCGGCCGAGATGCTCGCCGCCGACGGTTACCTGCTGGGCACCCCGGCCAACCTCGGCTACATCTCGGGGGCCCTCAAGCACGCGTTCGACTGCGCCTACTACCAATTGCTCGACTCCACTCGCGGCCGGCCGTTCGGGCTGTACCTGCACGGCAACGAGGGCACCGAGGGCGCCGAGCGCGCCGTGGACAGCATCACCACCGGGCTGGGTTGGGCGAAAGTCGCAGAGACCGTGGTGGTTTCGGGCAAGCCGAGCAAGGACGACGTCGAGGCCTGCTGGAACCTCGGGGCGACGGTTGCCGCGCAGCTGATGGGGTGA
- a CDS encoding thioesterase family protein, with the protein MTIEDSAIMPEAFFTVDGDSYVPGQMTQGPWGAAMGGQIVGGLLGWGIEQSGIDADLQPARFTVDLLRPALMEPVQIRTSVQREGRRIKLVDGSLVQNGTVVARASALFLRRGDHPDGQVWSSPAQMPPLPSSSEGFPDEMPFLIWGYGATLEGSPGIAAGEWEQTHSQKFAWARLFRPMVHGHPLTPFTRLAFVGDITSSLTHWGTGGLRYINADYTVTASRLPDGEFLGLAAQSHYGTAGVATGAATLFDRHGPLGTSSALALAQPADAFKPTYA; encoded by the coding sequence GTGACGATCGAGGATTCCGCCATCATGCCCGAGGCGTTCTTCACTGTCGACGGCGACTCCTATGTTCCGGGTCAGATGACGCAGGGCCCGTGGGGCGCGGCCATGGGCGGCCAGATCGTCGGCGGCCTGTTGGGTTGGGGCATAGAGCAGTCCGGCATCGACGCCGACCTGCAGCCCGCCCGGTTCACCGTTGACCTGCTGCGCCCGGCCCTGATGGAGCCGGTGCAGATCCGGACCTCGGTGCAGCGGGAGGGCCGGCGCATCAAGCTGGTCGACGGCAGCCTGGTGCAGAACGGCACCGTCGTCGCGCGGGCCAGCGCGCTGTTCCTGCGCCGCGGTGATCACCCCGACGGGCAGGTGTGGTCGTCCCCGGCGCAGATGCCGCCCCTGCCGTCGTCCTCGGAGGGCTTTCCCGACGAGATGCCGTTTCTCATCTGGGGCTACGGCGCCACGCTGGAAGGCAGCCCCGGAATCGCCGCAGGCGAATGGGAGCAGACGCATTCCCAGAAGTTCGCCTGGGCCCGGCTGTTTCGCCCGATGGTGCACGGACACCCGCTCACCCCGTTCACCCGCCTGGCCTTCGTCGGCGACATCACCAGCTCGCTCACCCATTGGGGCACCGGCGGATTGCGCTACATCAACGCCGACTACACCGTCACCGCGAGCCGGCTGCCCGACGGCGAATTCCTCGGCCTGGCCGCCCAGAGCCACTACGGCACGGCCGGTGTCGCCACCGGCGCCGCGACGCTGTTCGACCGGCACGGACCGCTCGGCACCAGCTCGGCGCTGGCCCTGGCCCAACCCGCGGACGCCTTCAAGCCGACCTACGCCTAG
- the dapB gene encoding 4-hydroxy-tetrahydrodipicolinate reductase — MRVGVLGAKGKVGSAMVAGVQAAEDLTLSAEVDADDPMSLLTDGDTEVVIDFTHPDAVMDNLKFVIDNGIHAVVGTTGFTAERLQQVQDWLAGSAGTSVLIAPNFAIGAVLSMHFAKQAAPFFDSAEVIELHHPHKADAPSGTATRTAKLIAESRKGLPPNPDATSTGLPGARGADVDGIPVHSVRLAGLVAHQEILFGTEGETLTIRHDSIDRTSFVPGVLLAVRRIKEHPGLTVGLEALLNLH; from the coding sequence ATGCGGGTAGGAGTGCTGGGAGCCAAGGGCAAGGTCGGATCGGCGATGGTGGCGGGGGTGCAGGCCGCCGAGGACCTGACCCTGTCAGCCGAAGTGGACGCCGACGACCCGATGAGCCTGCTAACCGACGGCGACACCGAGGTCGTCATCGACTTCACCCATCCCGACGCGGTGATGGACAACCTGAAGTTCGTCATCGACAACGGGATTCACGCCGTCGTGGGGACCACGGGCTTCACCGCCGAGCGGCTGCAACAGGTGCAGGACTGGCTGGCCGGGAGCGCGGGCACGTCGGTGCTGATCGCGCCGAACTTCGCCATCGGTGCGGTGCTGTCGATGCACTTCGCCAAGCAAGCGGCGCCGTTCTTCGACTCGGCGGAGGTGATCGAACTGCATCACCCGCACAAGGCCGACGCGCCGTCGGGCACCGCGACTCGCACCGCGAAGCTCATCGCCGAGTCGCGAAAAGGCTTGCCGCCCAACCCCGATGCCACCAGCACCGGCCTACCGGGTGCGCGCGGCGCCGACGTCGACGGCATCCCGGTGCACTCGGTGCGGCTGGCCGGCCTGGTGGCCCACCAGGAGATCCTGTTCGGCACCGAGGGCGAGACGCTGACCATCCGCCACGACAGCATCGACCGGACCTCGTTCGTGCCCGGTGTGCTGCTGGCCGTGCGGCGGATCAAGGAGCACCCCGGCCTGACGGTGGGTCTCGAGGCCCTGCTCAATCTGCACTGA
- a CDS encoding class I adenylate-forming enzyme family protein, giving the protein MPPVIEIPRGANPFPLTGVSRGADGIPRYDDLPATLLDMLAEQVDARPDAEALVELGANRLTYRQLWDRAARVAGGLRTGGLRPGDRVAVRYPAGIDWALAFWGTVMAGGVVVAVNTRSAQPEVEFVLSDSGAAVDLAPGAALPDGRPYVTGQLGRSDIAALFYTSGTTGHPKGVPTTHEAFLTNTENAIRCLRQPRDLGEAMRTLISVPLFHVTGCNTQLLAAARLGGASVIMPALDLDGLLTALTAERVSVMVTVPAVYSLLLRHRGFAALDVSNVRWVGYGGAPIAPSLVRSVKDAFGHATVFNGYGMTETASLMTVLPDDEAVEHADSVGYAVPSVDLGVIPFGDDPGTGELVARGANVTAGYWNRPEATATTFADGWLHTGDVVRVDEAGRVHIVDRLKDIINRGGENVSSVEVEAVLLAAPNVADACVLGVSDDVMGEKVGAVLFGGEDEIDVPAVLDHCRGQLADFKVPQYVTVVDSALPRNAGGKLLKARLREQVRWGEPLR; this is encoded by the coding sequence ATGCCTCCAGTGATCGAAATTCCGCGCGGCGCCAACCCGTTCCCGCTGACCGGAGTCTCCCGTGGCGCCGACGGCATTCCGCGCTATGACGACCTGCCGGCCACCCTGCTGGACATGCTCGCCGAACAGGTCGACGCCCGTCCGGACGCCGAAGCCCTGGTGGAGCTGGGGGCGAACCGGCTGACGTACCGGCAGCTCTGGGACCGGGCGGCGCGCGTGGCCGGGGGGCTGCGCACCGGCGGCCTGCGGCCCGGTGACCGCGTCGCGGTGCGTTACCCCGCCGGGATCGACTGGGCGCTGGCGTTCTGGGGCACCGTGATGGCCGGTGGCGTTGTGGTGGCGGTCAATACGCGATCGGCGCAACCCGAGGTCGAGTTCGTGCTGTCGGACTCCGGTGCGGCCGTGGATCTGGCGCCCGGCGCCGCCCTGCCCGACGGGCGGCCGTACGTCACCGGGCAACTCGGGCGGTCCGACATCGCCGCCCTGTTCTACACCTCGGGTACCACCGGACACCCCAAGGGCGTGCCGACCACGCACGAGGCGTTCCTGACCAACACCGAGAACGCGATCCGCTGCCTGCGGCAGCCGCGGGATCTCGGCGAGGCGATGCGCACGCTCATCTCGGTTCCGCTGTTCCACGTGACCGGTTGCAACACACAGCTGCTGGCAGCGGCCCGGCTGGGCGGAGCCTCGGTGATCATGCCCGCGCTCGACCTGGACGGCTTGCTCACCGCGCTGACCGCCGAGCGCGTGTCGGTGATGGTCACCGTCCCGGCGGTCTACTCGTTGTTGTTGCGGCACAGAGGCTTTGCGGCGCTCGACGTGTCCAACGTGCGATGGGTGGGTTACGGCGGGGCCCCGATCGCCCCGTCGCTGGTGCGCTCGGTGAAGGACGCTTTCGGCCACGCCACGGTGTTCAACGGCTATGGCATGACGGAGACGGCGTCGCTGATGACGGTGCTGCCCGATGACGAGGCCGTCGAGCACGCCGACTCCGTCGGTTACGCCGTCCCGTCGGTGGACCTCGGCGTGATCCCGTTCGGGGACGACCCCGGCACGGGCGAGTTGGTGGCGCGGGGCGCCAATGTGACTGCCGGCTACTGGAATCGCCCGGAGGCCACCGCCACCACCTTCGCGGACGGCTGGCTGCACACCGGTGACGTGGTCCGCGTCGACGAGGCGGGCCGGGTGCACATCGTCGACCGGCTCAAGGACATCATCAACCGCGGCGGCGAGAACGTCTCCAGCGTCGAGGTGGAGGCGGTGCTGCTGGCGGCGCCCAACGTGGCCGACGCCTGCGTGCTCGGGGTTTCCGACGACGTCATGGGGGAGAAGGTGGGTGCGGTGTTGTTCGGCGGTGAGGACGAGATCGACGTGCCCGCGGTGCTCGACCACTGCCGCGGCCAGCTCGCCGACTTCAAAGTGCCGCAATATGTCACGGTGGTTGACAGCGCGCTGCCGCGCAACGCCGGCGGCAAACTGCTCAAGGCCAGGCTGCGCGAGCAGGTCCGGTGGGGCGAGCCGCTGCGATGA
- a CDS encoding Rieske 2Fe-2S domain-containing protein, whose translation MAKPPLSMKPTGWFQVAWSDEIGVGDVHKMKYFDEELVAWRGESGELTVMNAYCEHLGAHLGYGGKVVGEVLQCPFHGWQWSREGRNVCIPYQDRPNRGRRIRTYPVVERNASVYIWHDLDRREPYFDAPDVFAAFEDGSSADDYYPQQRLYRESLELHPQYVLENGVDFAHFKFVHNTPIVPVFTRHDFAEPVSYVDFTITFEGDDGQKIEDVNSGVQAINGGLGIAVTKSWGMIDNRTISAITPIDEFTSDVRFMVYIGRTPHRDPVAGPEKARAKADEFGREVIRQFEQDIEIWQHQRYSDPPALAPDEYEGFTAIRKWAKQFYPETYASQEGLTQ comes from the coding sequence ATGGCTAAGCCACCGTTGTCGATGAAACCGACCGGCTGGTTCCAGGTCGCCTGGTCCGACGAGATCGGCGTCGGCGACGTGCACAAGATGAAGTACTTCGACGAGGAGCTGGTCGCCTGGCGCGGCGAATCCGGCGAGCTCACGGTCATGAACGCCTACTGCGAACACCTGGGCGCGCACCTGGGGTACGGCGGCAAGGTCGTCGGCGAGGTGCTGCAGTGCCCGTTCCACGGGTGGCAGTGGAGCCGGGAAGGGCGCAACGTCTGCATCCCGTACCAGGATCGACCCAACCGCGGCCGCCGCATCCGCACCTACCCGGTGGTCGAGCGCAACGCGTCGGTGTACATCTGGCACGACCTGGACCGCCGCGAACCTTACTTCGACGCGCCGGACGTGTTCGCCGCGTTCGAGGACGGCAGCAGCGCCGACGACTACTACCCACAGCAGCGGCTGTACCGCGAAAGCCTGGAACTGCACCCGCAATACGTGCTGGAAAACGGGGTGGACTTCGCGCACTTCAAGTTCGTGCACAACACCCCGATCGTGCCGGTGTTCACCCGCCACGACTTCGCCGAGCCGGTGTCCTACGTCGACTTCACCATCACCTTCGAAGGCGACGACGGCCAAAAGATCGAGGACGTCAACAGCGGCGTGCAGGCGATCAACGGCGGTCTGGGCATCGCGGTGACCAAGAGCTGGGGCATGATCGACAACCGCACCATCTCGGCGATCACGCCGATCGACGAGTTCACCTCCGATGTCCGGTTCATGGTCTACATCGGCCGGACGCCGCACAGAGACCCCGTAGCGGGCCCGGAAAAAGCTCGAGCGAAGGCGGACGAATTCGGGCGCGAGGTCATCCGCCAGTTCGAGCAGGACATCGAGATCTGGCAGCACCAGCGCTATTCGGATCCGCCGGCCCTGGCCCCCGACGAGTACGAAGGCTTCACCGCAATCCGCAAGTGGGCCAAGCAGTTCTATCCCGAGACGTACGCATCGCAGGAAGGCTTAACGCAATGA